A genomic window from Halorubrum lacusprofundi ATCC 49239 includes:
- the aspS gene encoding aspartate--tRNA(Asn) ligase: MIERIHTSDVEPDADEVAIAGHVHEIRDLGGLVFLIVRDREGLIQIVFKEEREPELFEAVQDAGAEDVVRVVGKPLESDQAPGGVEIAPTEYEVIDEADSPLPLEISKDIEVDLSTRLDNRALDLRKPETLAVFTLRSKLMTAMEEWFDDEGFVDIKTPLISKGGAEGGAELFPILYYNQDAFLSQSPQLYKQMLMASGYEAVYETGTAFRAEDFATSRHVSEIAMFDVELAYIDDHHDVMDVQEKSLRHALRAVAENAERELDLLDVDLDVPEDDFPRITFDEALDLLETEFGHFPDDPTDLDTKGEKLLGQHFEEQGHPAFFVVGYPDEKFYYMQDVEGDDIASRKFDLIYKGQELSSGGQREHDADRMVEVMEEEGVETANFEFYIEALSFGTPPHGGYGLGIDRLVQKVADLDNIKEAIMFPRDPNRLEP, from the coding sequence ATGATCGAGCGAATCCACACGTCGGACGTCGAACCGGACGCGGACGAGGTCGCCATCGCCGGCCACGTCCACGAGATCCGCGATCTGGGAGGCCTCGTCTTCCTCATCGTGCGCGACCGCGAGGGACTCATCCAGATCGTCTTCAAAGAGGAGCGCGAGCCGGAGCTGTTCGAGGCCGTTCAGGACGCCGGCGCCGAGGACGTCGTCCGCGTCGTCGGGAAGCCGCTGGAGAGCGACCAGGCGCCCGGCGGCGTCGAAATCGCGCCCACCGAATACGAAGTCATCGACGAGGCCGACTCCCCGCTCCCGCTCGAGATCTCGAAGGACATCGAGGTCGACCTCTCGACCCGGCTCGACAACCGTGCGCTCGACCTCCGGAAGCCGGAGACGCTCGCGGTGTTCACGCTTCGCTCGAAGCTGATGACGGCGATGGAGGAGTGGTTCGACGACGAGGGGTTCGTCGACATCAAGACCCCGCTCATCTCGAAGGGCGGCGCCGAGGGCGGCGCCGAGCTGTTCCCGATCCTCTACTACAATCAGGACGCGTTCCTGTCGCAGAGCCCCCAGCTGTACAAGCAGATGCTGATGGCGTCGGGCTACGAGGCCGTCTACGAGACGGGTACCGCGTTCCGCGCGGAGGACTTCGCGACCTCCCGACACGTCTCCGAGATCGCGATGTTCGACGTGGAGCTCGCGTACATCGACGACCACCACGACGTGATGGACGTACAAGAGAAGTCGCTGCGCCACGCGCTCCGCGCGGTCGCCGAGAACGCCGAGCGCGAGCTCGACCTGCTCGACGTCGACCTCGACGTGCCCGAGGACGACTTCCCCCGGATCACCTTCGACGAGGCGCTCGACCTCCTCGAAACCGAGTTCGGGCACTTCCCGGACGACCCGACCGACCTCGACACGAAAGGCGAGAAGCTGCTCGGCCAGCACTTCGAAGAGCAGGGCCACCCCGCGTTCTTCGTCGTCGGCTACCCCGACGAGAAGTTCTACTACATGCAGGACGTCGAGGGCGACGACATCGCCTCGCGGAAGTTCGACCTCATCTATAAGGGTCAGGAGCTCTCCTCGGGCGGACAGCGCGAGCACGACGCCGACCGCATGGTCGAGGTCATGGAGGAGGAGGGCGTCGAGACCGCCAACTTCGAGTTCTACATCGAGGCGCTCAGCTTCGGCACCCCGCCCCACGGCGGCTACGGACTCGGGATCGACCGACTCGTCCAGAAGGTCGCCGACCTCGACAACATCAAGGAAGCGATCATGTTCCCGCGCGACCCGAACCGGCTGGAGCCCTAA
- a CDS encoding DUF4382 domain-containing protein produces the protein MTDRTPDFDALDRRTYLQATGAAALGAAGLAGCVGRATGTLATQVTDQPADIADFASLVVTIEGIWLGPEGAESGADGNVTDDGNATDGDDADGNETDGGNQTDGNETDGDEDDSTEPAGREYYEFDEPQEADLVQLQNGETQLIDERELSVGTYRFLQLNVSNVDGTLAEGGEAEVDRPGNAPLTFNAEFDVRENTRTVFTADFAPVRRGNGRYLLRPVPSGIEVDYEETDGDGSDDSGNETE, from the coding sequence GTGACGGACCGCACGCCCGACTTCGACGCGCTTGACCGGCGAACCTACCTGCAAGCGACCGGCGCCGCCGCGCTTGGTGCGGCCGGGCTCGCCGGCTGCGTCGGCCGCGCGACCGGAACGCTCGCGACACAAGTCACCGACCAGCCCGCCGACATTGCCGACTTCGCGTCCCTCGTAGTTACGATCGAGGGGATCTGGCTCGGCCCCGAAGGCGCCGAGAGCGGTGCGGACGGGAACGTGACCGACGACGGGAACGCGACCGACGGTGACGACGCCGACGGCAACGAGACCGACGGCGGGAACCAGACCGACGGCAACGAGACAGACGGCGACGAGGACGACAGTACCGAACCCGCCGGCCGTGAGTACTACGAGTTCGACGAGCCACAGGAGGCCGACCTCGTCCAGCTACAGAACGGGGAGACGCAGCTGATCGACGAGCGCGAGCTTTCGGTCGGTACGTACCGGTTCCTCCAGTTGAACGTCTCGAACGTCGACGGCACGCTCGCCGAGGGCGGCGAGGCTGAGGTCGACCGCCCGGGGAACGCGCCGCTGACGTTCAACGCGGAGTTCGACGTTCGCGAGAACACTCGAACGGTGTTCACCGCCGACTTCGCTCCGGTCCGTCGCGGGAACGGACGGTACCTCCTGCGACCGGTTCCGAGCGGGATCGAGGTCGACTACGAAGAGACGGACGGCGACGGAAGCGACGATAGCGGCAACGAGACGGAGTAG
- a CDS encoding TVP38/TMEM64 family protein: protein MNRRTGVAGYVLAGVALAALSAVAWVVSPDAVLGPLTWLADDPVRFGAALIALTAIRPLLAWPTTLLAVVAGFGYGWAGVPIGVAAMVATALPPYWLARAGRVRARDGSQIADRLCGAGERLADATGGVRAVTATRLLPVPSDAVSLAAGGSGIRLRSLLFGTALGELPWAIVGVAIGVSVDRLANGGTASIDPTVLVAMAGLGTLLLAGPLYRTFIRDRASPTA, encoded by the coding sequence GTGAATCGCCGAACCGGTGTCGCCGGGTACGTGCTCGCGGGCGTCGCGCTGGCCGCGCTCTCGGCGGTCGCGTGGGTCGTCTCCCCCGACGCCGTTCTCGGGCCGCTGACGTGGCTCGCCGACGACCCGGTCCGGTTCGGCGCCGCGCTGATCGCGCTGACGGCGATCAGGCCGCTCCTCGCGTGGCCGACGACGCTACTCGCCGTCGTCGCCGGTTTCGGGTACGGGTGGGCCGGGGTTCCGATCGGCGTCGCCGCGATGGTCGCGACCGCGCTTCCACCGTACTGGCTCGCTCGCGCCGGGCGCGTTCGGGCCCGCGATGGCTCGCAGATCGCCGACCGGCTCTGCGGCGCGGGCGAGCGGCTGGCCGACGCCACCGGCGGCGTTCGGGCCGTCACCGCGACCCGTCTGCTGCCGGTCCCCTCGGACGCCGTCTCGCTCGCCGCCGGCGGGTCCGGGATCCGGCTCCGGTCGCTACTTTTCGGTACGGCGCTCGGGGAACTCCCGTGGGCGATCGTCGGCGTCGCGATCGGTGTCTCCGTCGACCGACTCGCGAACGGCGGCACTGCCTCGATCGATCCGACCGTGCTGGTCGCGATGGCCGGTCTCGGAACGCTGCTGCTCGCCGGACCGTTGTATCGGACATTTATAAGAGATCGCGCGTCGCCGACCGCGTGA